The following proteins come from a genomic window of Polaribacter dokdonensis:
- a CDS encoding DUF58 domain-containing protein, producing MKLSEVKSSEIKNLDLLAKQVVEGFITGLHKSPFHGFSVEFSEHKLYNKGESTRHIDWKLFAKTEKLYTKKYEEETNLRCHIIIDNSASMHYPIVEKQSIDNLNKVGFSAIAAASLMEILKRQRDAVGLSIYSDNYEYYAPEKGSERHRNMLLYQLEALISAPSNKATETYQYLHEIAEKIHRRSLIFLFTDMFQTNKPNEELFEALRHLKYNKHEVVLFHTYDSKTEFNFNFDNRPKKFVDLETGQEINVFAENIKEKYEELSKLFFNELKNNCLQYKIDYVPVDIQKGYNEILTAYLLQRKNFK from the coding sequence ATGAAGTTATCTGAAGTAAAATCATCGGAAATTAAAAACTTAGATCTTCTTGCAAAACAAGTAGTAGAAGGTTTTATAACTGGTTTACATAAAAGTCCTTTTCATGGGTTTTCAGTAGAGTTTTCGGAGCATAAATTGTATAACAAAGGAGAAAGTACGAGGCATATAGATTGGAAGTTATTTGCAAAAACAGAAAAACTTTATACCAAGAAATACGAAGAGGAAACTAATTTACGTTGTCATATTATTATAGATAATTCAGCATCAATGCATTATCCAATTGTAGAAAAACAATCAATAGACAATTTAAATAAAGTTGGGTTTTCTGCTATTGCAGCAGCTTCTTTAATGGAGATTCTAAAGCGTCAAAGAGATGCAGTTGGTTTAAGTATTTACTCAGATAACTATGAGTACTATGCTCCAGAAAAAGGAAGTGAAAGACATAGAAACATGTTACTTTATCAATTAGAAGCTTTAATTTCAGCTCCATCAAATAAAGCGACTGAAACTTACCAATATTTGCATGAAATTGCCGAGAAAATTCACAGAAGGTCTTTAATTTTCTTATTTACAGATATGTTTCAGACGAACAAACCTAATGAAGAACTTTTTGAAGCATTAAGACATTTAAAATATAACAAACATGAGGTGGTTTTATTCCATACTTATGATTCTAAAACTGAGTTTAATTTTAATTTTGATAACAGACCTAAAAAATTTGTTGATTTGGAAACAGGGCAAGAAATAAATGTTTTTGCAGAAAATATTAAAGAAAAATATGAAGAGTTAAGTAAGTTGTTTTTTAACGAATTAAAAAACAATTGTTTACAATATAAAATTGATTATGTTCCTGTTGATATCCAAAAAGGGTATAATGAAATATTAACCGCATATTTATTACAAAGAAAAAATTTTAAATAA
- a CDS encoding M1 family metallopeptidase translates to MKFLNLFLVVFLIASCTSSNKEIKLEEGISYDLAKYRKQQISDIVYNLHFKIPAEKTKSIASKSTINFTVKDLENDVYLDFNEATSKLKSVKINSEEVFVNHQKEHLILDKTKLILGLNEVEILFDAGETSLNRNNEFLYTLLVPDRASTLFPSFDQPDLKAKYNLRITAPKDWKVMAGGFEESAIEIDDFVEHTFATTDKMSSYLFSFVAGKFSETTKNPGAFDMRFLYRENNQEKIDESVNEIFKIHQNSIDFLENYTSVKFPFQKMDFAAIPPFQYGGMEHVGAIQYRESSLFLDKNATQSRKLRRAKLIAHETSHMWFGDLVTMKWFNDVWMKEVFANFMADKIVNPVYPEINHTLSFMMSHYPSAYSEDRTKGTNPIRQPLDNLKNAGSLYGRIIYNKAPIMMRQLEYLLGESQFQKGIQEYIKTYANSNADWLELVEILDKKSAGNIKNWSEVWVNSSGRPIFTEEIETNEKGNVTKFIIHQKAEDGSEKVWTQSFKIQLKDARGFVRNINIKNMGSSFDITEATKDFKPGQVLYNINGFGYGVFPIYKDKIDNYKLIRDEVSRGYQFINLYENMLLGNVTPKNIFMVFFDALKSEKNELITNYLSGRIQNIYWTFLTETQKDEIQVTTENNLMKLLQQNLPKNIKKTIFNLYQSTVVSEDGKEKLYKIWNGDLKIDQLFLNENNLTSLALQLAVLEHTKSKEIIAEQELNISNPDQLERFKWLLPAVSKDVIIRNSFMKSLFEKENREKESWVQSGLSYFHHPLRQNNAIEFLPEILNKLEEVQLTGDIFFPKGWLASTIGNYSSKEAYEILQQFLNENPDYNPILLKKLHQTTDDLTRAQNIKK, encoded by the coding sequence ATGAAATTTTTAAACCTGTTTTTAGTTGTATTTTTAATCGCTTCATGCACTTCTTCTAATAAAGAAATTAAACTAGAAGAAGGTATATCATATGATTTAGCTAAGTATAGAAAACAGCAAATTTCTGATATTGTTTACAACCTACACTTTAAAATTCCTGCTGAGAAAACAAAATCAATTGCATCTAAATCTACAATCAATTTTACTGTCAAAGATTTAGAAAACGATGTTTATTTAGATTTTAATGAAGCAACTTCTAAATTGAAATCAGTAAAAATAAATAGCGAGGAAGTTTTCGTTAATCATCAGAAAGAGCACTTAATATTGGATAAAACAAAATTGATTCTAGGTTTAAATGAAGTAGAAATTTTATTTGATGCAGGAGAAACATCATTAAATAGAAATAATGAATTTTTATATACACTTTTAGTTCCAGACAGAGCAAGTACTTTATTTCCATCTTTTGATCAGCCAGATTTGAAAGCCAAGTATAATTTACGAATTACAGCTCCAAAAGATTGGAAAGTTATGGCTGGTGGATTTGAAGAAAGTGCTATTGAAATTGATGATTTTGTAGAGCACACTTTTGCAACTACAGATAAAATGAGTAGTTATTTATTCTCTTTTGTGGCAGGTAAGTTTTCTGAAACTACTAAAAACCCTGGTGCTTTTGACATGCGCTTTTTATACAGAGAAAATAACCAAGAAAAAATAGATGAAAGTGTAAATGAAATCTTTAAAATTCATCAAAATTCAATAGATTTTTTAGAGAATTATACTAGCGTAAAATTCCCTTTTCAAAAAATGGATTTTGCTGCAATACCACCTTTTCAATATGGAGGTATGGAACATGTAGGTGCCATTCAATATAGAGAGTCTTCATTGTTTTTAGATAAAAATGCAACTCAAAGTAGAAAATTAAGGAGAGCAAAGTTAATAGCACATGAAACATCACACATGTGGTTTGGAGATTTAGTAACCATGAAATGGTTTAATGATGTTTGGATGAAGGAAGTGTTTGCAAATTTTATGGCAGATAAAATTGTAAATCCTGTATATCCAGAAATCAATCATACTCTTAGTTTTATGATGTCTCATTATCCAAGTGCGTATTCAGAAGATAGAACTAAGGGCACCAATCCAATTCGTCAGCCATTAGATAATTTAAAAAATGCAGGTTCGTTATATGGAAGAATCATCTATAATAAAGCACCTATTATGATGCGTCAATTGGAATATTTATTGGGTGAAAGTCAATTTCAAAAAGGTATTCAAGAATACATAAAAACGTATGCAAACTCAAATGCAGATTGGTTGGAACTGGTAGAGATTTTAGATAAAAAATCGGCAGGTAATATTAAAAATTGGAGTGAAGTTTGGGTAAACTCTTCTGGAAGACCCATTTTTACAGAAGAGATTGAAACCAACGAAAAAGGAAATGTTACCAAATTTATAATCCATCAAAAGGCAGAAGATGGTTCAGAAAAAGTTTGGACACAATCTTTTAAAATTCAATTAAAAGATGCTAGAGGATTTGTAAGGAATATCAACATAAAAAATATGGGTTCTTCATTTGATATTACAGAGGCCACAAAAGATTTTAAACCTGGTCAGGTTTTATATAATATAAACGGATTTGGTTATGGAGTTTTTCCAATTTATAAAGATAAAATTGATAACTATAAATTAATTAGAGATGAGGTTTCTAGAGGATATCAATTCATAAATTTATATGAAAATATGCTATTGGGAAATGTGACTCCTAAAAACATTTTTATGGTGTTTTTTGATGCTTTAAAATCTGAGAAAAATGAGTTAATTACAAATTATTTGTCAGGAAGAATTCAGAATATTTATTGGACTTTCTTAACTGAAACACAAAAAGATGAAATTCAAGTTACCACCGAAAATAACTTAATGAAATTACTACAGCAAAACTTGCCTAAAAACATTAAGAAAACAATTTTTAATTTATATCAATCTACAGTTGTTTCCGAAGATGGTAAAGAGAAACTGTATAAAATATGGAATGGCGATTTAAAGATTGATCAATTATTTCTTAATGAGAATAATTTAACTTCTTTGGCTTTACAGCTGGCTGTTCTAGAACACACAAAGTCAAAAGAAATTATAGCAGAGCAAGAATTAAATATTTCTAACCCAGATCAATTAGAAAGATTTAAATGGTTATTGCCAGCAGTTTCTAAAGATGTAATTATTAGAAATTCATTTATGAAATCTCTTTTTGAAAAGGAGAATAGAGAAAAAGAGTCTTGGGTGCAAAGTGGTTTAAGCTATTTTCATCACCCTTTAAGACAAAATAATGCTATTGAGTTTTTACCAGAAATTTTAAATAAATTAGAAGAAGTTCAGTTAACAGGAGATATATTTTTTCCTAAAGGATGGTTAGCTTCAACAATAGGAAATTATTCTTCTAAAGAAGCCTATGAAATACTTCAACAATTTTTAAATGAAAATCCAGATTACAACCCTATTTTACTAAAGAAATTACATCAAACTACAGATGATTTAACCAGAGCTCAAAACATTAAAAAGTAA
- the trxA gene encoding thioredoxin, whose translation MALEITDATFDEVVLQSDKPVLVDFWAAWCGPCRMVGPIVDEIHAEYDGKAVVGKVDVDANQEFAAKYGVRNIPTVLVFKNGEVVDKQVGVAPKKTYTDKIDAAL comes from the coding sequence ATGGCATTAGAAATAACAGACGCTACTTTTGATGAAGTAGTTTTACAATCAGATAAACCAGTATTAGTAGATTTTTGGGCAGCTTGGTGTGGGCCATGTAGAATGGTAGGACCAATAGTTGATGAAATTCATGCAGAATATGATGGTAAAGCAGTAGTTGGTAAAGTAGATGTAGATGCAAATCAAGAATTTGCAGCTAAATATGGAGTAAGAAATATACCAACAGTTTTAGTATTTAAAAATGGTGAAGTTGTAGATAAGCAAGTAGGTGTAGCACCTAAAAAGACATATACAGATAAGATTGATGCAGCTTTATAG
- the metF gene encoding methylenetetrahydrofolate reductase [NAD(P)H], translating into MKITEHIKKANEKTLFSFEIIPPKKGKSIEDLYANIDPLMEFKPPFIDVTTSREEYVYVEKEGLLDRKVTRMRPGTVGICAAIKHKYDVDTVPHVLCGGFTKEETEYLLVDCHYLGIDNVMALRGDAMSHQKYFEASKGGHQYAKELVSQIQNLNKGKYLHDVIESDNCADFCIGVAGYPEKHLEAPSLQTDLKRLKEKVDAGADYVVTQMFFDNKKYFEFVEAAKNIGITIPIIPGIKPIAVKKHLQLLPQVFRIDIPENLIKEVDACKTNKEVRQVGIEFAIQQSKELLAAGVPVLHYYSMGKSDNIQAIAKELF; encoded by the coding sequence ATGAAGATAACAGAACATATTAAAAAAGCGAATGAGAAAACGTTATTCTCGTTCGAAATTATTCCTCCTAAAAAGGGAAAAAGTATCGAAGATTTATATGCGAATATAGATCCATTAATGGAGTTTAAACCACCTTTTATAGACGTAACAACTTCTAGAGAAGAGTATGTTTATGTAGAAAAAGAAGGTTTACTAGACAGAAAAGTTACTAGAATGAGACCTGGAACTGTAGGTATTTGTGCTGCTATTAAACATAAATATGATGTAGATACTGTTCCCCACGTTTTATGTGGTGGTTTTACAAAAGAAGAAACAGAATATTTACTGGTAGATTGTCATTATTTAGGTATAGATAATGTAATGGCTTTAAGAGGTGATGCCATGAGTCATCAAAAGTATTTCGAAGCTTCAAAAGGAGGTCATCAATATGCAAAAGAATTGGTGTCTCAAATTCAGAATTTAAATAAAGGTAAATATTTGCACGATGTTATAGAATCAGATAATTGTGCTGATTTTTGTATTGGTGTAGCAGGTTATCCTGAAAAACATCTAGAAGCACCCTCTTTACAAACAGATTTAAAAAGGTTAAAAGAAAAAGTTGATGCAGGTGCAGATTATGTAGTAACCCAAATGTTTTTCGACAATAAAAAGTATTTCGAGTTTGTAGAAGCTGCCAAAAATATAGGAATAACAATTCCTATTATACCAGGTATTAAGCCTATTGCAGTTAAAAAACACTTACAACTATTACCTCAGGTTTTTAGAATAGACATACCCGAAAATTTAATTAAAGAGGTTGATGCTTGTAAAACAAATAAAGAGGTTAGACAGGTTGGAATTGAGTTTGCGATTCAACAATCAAAAGAATTATTAGCAGCTGGTGTTCCTGTTCTACATTATTATTCTATGGGTAAAAGTGATAATATTCAGGCTATTGCAAAAGAATTATTTTAA